A window of Mobiluncus massiliensis genomic DNA:
CGGCGGTGCTTAATGAGATTCATCAGGACGTCGGGGGTGCGTTCCAACTGTAGGGTGGGGATAGTGTCGGCGTGGCGGGTAATCTTGCCTGAGACACGGATGGGGCGGAAGTCCGCTACGGCAGCGCACATGACTATCAGGTCTGCCCCCGCGGCGGCGGCGTCCATTTGGCGCAGCATCTGCTCCGCGGTAGGGGCCTCCATGACCTTGACCCCGCGAGGAATGAGGGCAGCTTCCACGTTGGCGACCACTAACGTGACGTCGGCTCCGGTCTTTAGGGCTGCCCGAGCCACCTCGCAGCCCTGGCGTCCGGTAGACCGATTCCCCAAGAAGCGCACTTCGTCCCAGGGCTCGCGAGTCCCCCCGGCGGAAACCACTACGGAACGAAAACTCATGGGTCGGCCTTGTGAAAACTAATCGATAGAACCGGGGGCACTCATACCGAGCTGTGCCAAAACCGCATCACAAATGACGTCTGGTTGACTGAGACGTCCGATGCCATGGGAGTTGTCGGCCAGTTTGCCGGTTTCGGGACCGATAAAGCGCCAGCCCCGTTCACGCAGCACCGCCACGTTGTCCTGGGTCGCCGCATTTTCCCACATTGTGGGGTGCATCGATGGGGCGATGAGACGCGGGCAGTCGACCGTGATTGCAACTAGGGTGAGGAACTCGTCCGCCAGACCCATGCGGAAACGCGCCATCAAATCGGCGGAAGCTCCCACCGTCAAAAACAGGTCAGCTTGGCTGGCCAGGGTGACGTGGGTAATGAAGTCAGGGGTCTGGAACACGTCCGTATGAATCGGGTGATTGCTCAGGGATTCCCAGGTCGCCTTCCCCACAAAATTGAGCGAATCAACCGTGGGACAAACCCACACATTGACCCCGGCAGCGATGAGACTGCGCAGCACCTCGATGGCTTTAAACGCGGCCACGGAGGCGCCCACCCCCAAGATGACGGTTTTCTCTGGACCGCGGGGGGCGTCAAGTTCAGGCGTTGTCATCTTTCGCCAGGCCCTCGGAGAAAGAGACCGCCAAGGCTTCCAGCGGATTTACCGGTTCCGAGGTGTCCTCCTCAGGAGCCTCGTCTTCTGGCTCATCGCCCTTTAACTGCATGTCCAACATGCCCTGCGCGATTTCATGCATGGCAATAGACAGGGGCTTTTCCCGCGGACCGTGATCAACCAGCGGGCCGATAGTGTCCAACAGACCCGCTTCCAGCTGCTGGTTATAGGTGTTAATCTGGCGTGCGCGAGCCGCCGCGAAAGCCACCAGGGCGTACTTAGAATCAACGTTTTCCAGCAGGTCGTCAATAGGCGGGTCAGTAATACCCTCGGGGTTAGCGACGGTTCCGGTCATAAAAAATCCCCCTCAATAGTGATTTTTGGTTTCTTCAGCCCAGCTATCCTAGCGCAAACCCATAATTTTAGCCAGTTGCGCGGTAGCGTTAGGCACTTCGTCATTGACCACGATTTCGTCAAATTCCTCAGCAGCAGCCAACTCGGTGCGCGCCGTGTCCAGGCGCAGGCGCTGCTCTTCCGGGGACTCCGTGCCACGCCCCTGCAAACGGCGCACCAGCTCCTCCCAAGACGGGGGCTTCAGGAAAATGGTGTGCGCATCTGGACGCAGAGCTTTTACCTGCCGGGCTCCCGCCAAGTCGATTTCCAACAGAACCGGTTTGCCCTGCCGTAGAGCCTCATCGACCGGAGCGGCTGGGGTACCGTAGTAGTTTTTGCCGTGAACCTGTGCCCACTCCAACAGTCCCCCGGATTCGATGAGCTGTTCGAACTGGGGTTTCGTCATGAAAATATAGGACTGCCCATCGACTTCCCCCGGTCGAGGATCTCGAGTGGTGGCAGAAACGGATAGGTAAAACTCTCCCGGAAAATTCGCACAGAGAGAACCCACCACTGTTCCCTTTCCAACAGCGGTGGGTCCGCTAAGTATGAACAGCCGGGCAGTAGCGCCGGCGGCCGCCATCAGCCGAAACGCTTGATGAGTTCGGCGGTCTGGTGGGGACCAAGACCACGGATGCGGCGAGCCGGGGAAATCCCGATTTCTTCCATCGCCAAGGCGGCGGTCTTAGCGCCGACGCGAGGAAGCGACTCTAGCAAGGATTGAACTTTCATCTTTGCCAGGGCTTCGTCCTTTTCGGCAGCCTTCAAAACTTGGGACAGCGTCTTTTTGCGGTTCTTTAAATCAGCTTTGATTTCAGCGCGATGTTTACGCGCTGCCGCAGCCTTCTTCAAGGCTTCCGCGCGCTGTTCAGCGGTAAGTGGAGGAAGTGCCATTTGCTATACTCCTGTTTTTCTGTCTTCTTTGTGGGCCCGAATTGGTCAACGACCAACCCTAGAGAGCATTCTATACAGTATTGCTTCACGAAATTAGGGATTTAAGGGATTCTAAATTATCTTCAAAGGCGGCTTGCAGTGCGCCCGGCTCGGGGCCACGTCGCAAAATCCCGCGAGAACTCGACACAATAATCCGGTCTGCGGCTTTCCCAAAGACTTTGGCGATACTTTCCGGGTTTCCACCCTGAGCGCCAAAGCCGGGCACCAGCAGCGGCGCATTCGCTTCGTCAAGGAGAGACTCCAAACCGTGCATCCGCTCCCCGACGGTGGCTCCCACGACCAAACCCACGTGACCCCAGTACCCCGCTTGTGCGGCCTGACGATTTTCCTCACCCGCGCGTTGCATAATATCCGCAGCCAGGGACTTCTCAGGTGTTCCCCCCTCATTCAAAATCATCGCTGATTGGATTGAGGCGGACTCCGGGTTTGAGGTTAACGCCAGTACGAACGTCCCCTTGCCGTTCTGTTTTGCCAGGTCCAGCGCGGGACGCAGGGACTCGAATCCCAAGAACGGGCTCAGCGTCATCGCGTCAGCCTCCAACGGCCCTTCTGACAGGTACGCCCTCGCATAGGCGCTCATGGTGGAACCGATGTCGCCGCGCTTCACATCCGCAATGCTGATTGCGCCAACGTCATGAATTGCCCGCAAAGTCGCGGTGAGCGCGGAAATACCGGAAGCACCATATTCCTCGAACAGCGCCGATTGCGGCTTAAAGAATCCACACAAATCGCCTAGTGCGTCCAGCACGCGCATGGAAAAATCCCATACGCCAGCCCCGCTGCGCGGCAAACCCCAGGCTTCTAATAGCTCCGGGTGAGGATCTATCCCCACGCAGAGAGAACCCCGGTCCGCAATGGTTTCGAGGCAACGTTTTCCAAACGGTTCGACAGGATTTGCTTCTGGCGCAGCGCTCATGACTTCCCTTTCTCAAGTGACATCAGGAACTCGCTCGGAGCAAAAATCCGAGCTCCCTGAAAAGCCATTTTATGCCTTACCGGGCATCCGAGTACCGGACTTTTCCATTTCAATTTGTCGTTCCTGCAAAGACCGCACCGTGAAAGTCTGTCCCTGGCTGAGGAAATCCATCACCTGGACAGCGACCTGGAGGGTGCGCATAGTCGTGATGATGACCTTGTTGGCGGTAGCGGCCGCGGTGCGAATCCGGTATCCCGCTTCGCGAGTGCCCTTGCCGCGTTCCGGAGTGTTGACGACCATGCCGACTTCGTCGGATTTCACGAAAGAGCTGAAGGCCGTGTCGGCTGACCCATCGGTGAGTTGCCGATCCTTTTCCACCCGGGTGACCGGAATCCCATTGCGTTCCAAGACCGAAGCCGTCCCCTCGGTAGCCACCAACTTGTAACCCAGCTGGTGCAGGCGCGAACACGGCAGAATAATGTGGCGTTTATCCCGGTCAGACACTGTCACCACGATAGTCTTGCCCGGTTTGGGCAGCGCTCCCACCGTAGCCAGCTCCGACTTGGCATAGGCCATCGGCAGATTCACACCCAAGCCCATCGCCTCGCCGGTCGAGCGCATTTCCGGTCCCAGAATCGTATCGACCATCGTGCCGCTAAAGGTGCGGAAACGTTTGAAGGGAAGGACCACTTCTTTGACGGCGATGTCGGGAAACTTACTCCACTGGGCAAAGTCCACGCCCGGCAGCATGCCGCACTCGCGCAACTGGGCAATGGTGGTGCCGGTCATGACTTTTGCGGCCGCCTTCGCGAGGGGAACCCCGGTCGCTTTCGCTACAAACGGAACGGTGCGGGACGCCCTGGGGTTTGCTTCGATAATGTTGAGGACCCCGGCCGCCAGGGCGAACTGAATGTTGATGAGCCCGACGGTGCCCACGCCTTGAGCAATGGATTCAGTCGCGGCGCGTATCTGGTTAATTATCGTGCCCGAGAGCGTGGCAGGGGGCAGCACGCAAGCCGAGTCTCCGGAGTGAATCCCTGCCTCCTCGATATGCTCCATCACGCCAGCCAGGTACAGCTCGTGACCGTCATAGAGAGCGTCCACATCGATTTCGATGGCATCGTCCATGAAATGGTCAATGAGCAGCGGTCCGGCGCCGACTCCGGCCGAATCCGGCCCCAATCGACTGAGGTAATCCTCGAAATGGTCGGCGTTGAAAATGATTTCCATGCCGCGACCCCCCAGCACGTAGGAGGGGCGAGCCAGCAGAGGGAACCCGATCTCGCCAGCTATGTCCCGCGCGCCAGCGTTCGTGGTGGCGGTACCGTGAGCGGGGGCAGCCACTCCAGCGGCGGTATAGACCCGTTCGAACTCCTGCCGGTCCTCGGCCAGGTCAATCGCGCGCGCTTGGGTGCCTAGAATCGGCACTCCAGCATCGGTGAGACGCCTTGCCAGAGACAGCGGGGTCTGGCCTCCTAACTGGACAATCATCCCGGCTACCGGCCCGCAATCCAGTTCCGCACGGTACACCTCATAGACGTCTTCAAAGGTCAAGGGCTCAAAGTAGAGCCGGGAGGCGATGTCGTAGTCGGTCGACACGGTCTCGGGGTTACAGTTGACCATAATCGTGTCGTAGTCGTCTTTCAGCGTTAGGGCGGCGTGCACGCAAGAGTAGTCGAATTCGATACCCTGCCCGATTCGATTCGGCCCGGAACCCAAGATGATGACCGCCGGCTTCTCGCGCGGCTGCACCTCGGTGCTGAGGTCGTAGGACGAATAATGATAAGGCGTGTTCGCGGCGAATTCCCCGGCGCAGGTGTCGACTTTTTTGTACACCGGGTGCAGGCCAAAAGCGTCGCGAACTTCCCGCACGGTGTCCTCTGAGATGCCCCTGATCTGGGCAATTTGCAGGTCTGAGAATCCGTGACGTTTCGCTTCGCGCAGTAGCTGGGGTTGCAAAGCGGGAGCTTCCTGCAGACGCTGGGCCACCTCGCAGAGGATAAACAACTGGTCAATGAACCACGGGTCTATTTTGGTTGCGGCATAGATGTCCGCAGCCGACGCTCCCCCACGGATTGCCTGCACCACCTGGGTCAAGCGTCGCTCCGTTGGGGTAGCCATTTGTTCCAGTAGCTGCGCGGTTTGCTCCGGGCCGGGAGCGGGCTGAGCAAAGTCAAAGCCGGACCCGCGCTTGTCCAGGGAGCGCAACGCCTTTTGCAGGGCCTCGGTAAAGTTTCTGCCGATAGCCATCGCTTCGCCCACCGACTTCATGGTGGTGGTCAGTGTCGGGTCGGCCGCGGGGAACTTTTCAAAAGCAAACCGCGGGGCTTTCACCACCACATAATCCAAGGTGGGCTCGAAGGACGCCGGGGTGGACAGCGTAATATCGTTGGGAATCTCGTCCAAGGTGTAACCCACCGCCAGCCGCGCCGCGATTTTTGCAATCGGGAACCCCGTCGCTTTCGACGCCAGAGCGGAAGAACGCGACACCCGCGGATTCATTTCAATGACGATAATCCGACCGGTCTGGGGGTGGACGGCGAACTGGATATTGCACCCGCCCGTGTCCACACCGACCTCACGAATGACGGCAATCCCGATATCGCGCAGCCGCTGCATTTCCCGATCGGTCAAAGTCATAGCGGGCGCTACCGTGATGGAATCTCCCGTATGCACGCCAACCGGGTCCAGGTTCTCGATGGAACACACGACCACGACATTATCGGCGCGGTCCCGCATCAGTTCGAGCTCATATTCTTTCCACCCGATGATGGCTTCTTCCAACAGAACTTCGTTTGTCAGCGAATCGGCCAGGCCAGCCGCGGCAATCCGTTCCAAATCCTGTTGATTATAGGCAATCCCGGAGCCCAAGCCCCCCATAGTAAAGGACGGACGCACCACGACCGGAAAACCGAGCTGCGCGACCGCGGCGTTGACCTCCTCTAGGGAATGAGCAATGAAAGACCGGGCCACTTCCGCACCGCAGCGTTCCACAACTTTCTTAAATTCTTCCCGGTCCTCGCCCGCGTTGATGGCCGCGGCATTAGCGCCGATGAGTTCGACCTGGTATTTGTCCAAAATCCCGGCTTCGCTCAGGTTAACCGCCGCATTCAAGGCCGTTTGTCCACCCAGAGTGGGCAGCAGCGCATCGGGGCGTTCCTTAGCGATAATCGATTCCAAAAACTCGGTGGTAATCGGTTCGATATAGGTGCAGTCGGCAACCTCCGGGTCGGTCATAATCGTGGCGGGGTTGGAGTTGACCAGGATAACTTTCAAGCCCTCATTACGCAGCACTCGACAGGCTTGAGTGCCCGAATAGTCAAATTCGGCCGCTTGACCGATGACAATCGGCCCGGAGCCGATGACCATAACAGAATGTAAATCTTGACGCAACGGCATCAGACATCCGCCTTCCCGGTGGGTTTTTCACAGCGGTGTTGCAGCATCATCTGTAAAAAGTCGTTGAATAGGTGTGAGGCATCGTGGGGACCGGCGGCAGCTTCGGGGTGATACTGCACGGAAAAGGCCGGAATATCCAGGCACCGCAGGCCTTCCACGACATTGTCGTTCAGTCCGATGTGGGTAACTTCGGCGCGGCCGTATTTCCCGTTGCAAAAGGGCGTTACCGAGACTTCCCCCAGCGGCATATCTACCGCAAAACCGTGGTTGTGGGCGGTAATTTCGACTTTGCCGGTGCGTCGATCCAGTACGGGTTGGTTCACACCCCGGTGGCCGTAAACGAGCTTGTAAGTCCCGTACCCCAGGGCGCGGCCCAACAACTGATTGCCGAAACAGATTCCGAAATACGGCAGTCCCGCGTCCAACACCTCGCGCAGCAGCTCAATTTCATGAGTGGCCGCGCTGGGGTCGCCGGGTCCGTTTGAGAAAAACACCCCATCCGGGTTGATGGACTGCAGGTCTTTCAGGGTCGAGTCCGCGGGAAACACGTGAACTTCCACGCCCAGGGAAGCCAAAATTTCCGGGGTGCGAGACTTGACCCCCAAGTCCAATGCCGCCAACACCGCCCGTGGGCTCCCACCGGCGAATTCACCGGTGGGAGCCATCACATAGGGGGTTTTGGTAGAGACTTCGGCGCTGAGCGCCGCCCCCGCCATACGCGGGGAGTCTTGAATGATGGAGCGCAAAGCCGCTACCGCGTGGGGTTCCAAGTTTTCGGCGCCGACCGGCAGGGCGTCGCCCGAAAAAATGCCACCCCGCAGGGCACCGGCTTGACGAATATGCAAAGTCAAGGCTCGCGTATCCACATCACAAATCCCCACGATGCCGTGATGCACCAGCTCATCTTCCAGGTCACTTTCGGCACGCCAGTTCGAGGCTCGGCGAGCCGGATCGCGCACCACATAACCCGCCACCCAGATCTGGTTAGATTCCGGGTCGGTCGTGTTCATGCCGGTGTTGCCGATATGCGGTGCGGTCATGACCAAGATTTGCCGATGATAGGAAGGATCCGTGAGGGATTCTTGATAGCCGGTCATTCCAGTGGAAAACACGACTTCACCCAAGGTTCGCCCGCTGGCTCCGAAAGCCTTGCCCGACAGGGCAAAACCGTCCTCGAGAACCAGCACCGCGTCTGCCCGATCCATCGGGAGCGCGGGGCGGGAGCCACCTTGCGGATTATAGCCTTGACCAGGCATTTCCATCGTTGTCATGCTCTTAGCGCTGATCGTGCGGGATAGCCGTGGCGTCCATAATCGTGAACTCGCCCTTCCACATGGTGTACCGCGCCTGACCGGGCAGTTCCATGCCGAGGTAGGGGGTGTTTGTGGACAGGGAATGTTGCGAGTCCAGGTCAATGGTGCGGCGCGTGGATGGATCCCACAAGGTCAGGTTCGCCGGTTTGCCGGTGACGATGCCCTGACCCTGTTCCTTGACTCGGCCAATGTGCGCCGGCGCGGTAGACATGACTCGCGCCACGTCCTCCCACGTGAACTTGCCGGAATCGACCATGACTTTCTGAACCACCGGCAGGGCGGTTTCCAAACCAATCATGCCGAAAGCCCCGGCTTGCCACTCGCAGTCCTTTTCCTCCAAAGGATGGGGCGCGTGGTCGGTACCGATACAGTCAATGGTGCCGTCCATCAGGCCAGCCACCAAGGCTTCAGCATCCGCAGCAGTACGCAGCGGCGGGTTGACCTTGTAGCGTGGGTCGTAGGTCTTGGCCATATCTTCGGTCAGCAGGATGTGGTGCGGGGTGGCTTCGGCAGTCACGGCAATGCCGCGGCTCTTGGCCCACCGCACGATGTCGACCGAGCCTGCGGTGGACACATGACAGATGTGGACGCGCGAACCCACGTGGGAAGCTAACTGGATATCGCGCAGAATAATGGCTTCTTCCGCCACGGCCGGCCAACCGGGCATACCCATAACCGCAGACAGCGGAGACTCGTTCATCTGCGCGTTTTCCGTCAGGCGCGGGTCTTGGGCGTGCTGAGCGACCACACCGTCAAAGGTCTTTACGTATTCCAGGGCGCGGCGCATCAACACCGGGTCGGAAACGCATTTTCCGTCGTCAGAAAACACCGTGACGTGTGCGTCTGAACGGTTCATGGACCCCAAGTCGGCCAGGTGTTCACCTTGCAGACCGGCGGAAACGGCACCGACCGGGCACACCTGTACCCAGCCCGCGAGGTTCCCCAAGTGCACGACCTGCTCGACGATACCGGCGTTGTCCTGGACGGGAGTGGTGTTGGCCATCGCGTGAACGCAGGTGTAGCCGCCGTAAGCCGCCGAGAGGGTGCCGGAAGCGACCGTTTCCGCGTCCTCGCCGCCAGGTTCGCGCAGGTGAGTGTGCATATCAACCAGGCCGGGCAAAGCCACCAAGCCGTTGCCATCAATGGTGGTAGCGCCAGCGGAAACAGCATCCGCCGCATTCGCGCCTACACCCGCAAAAATGCCGTCCTTGACAGCAATGTCAGCCCCCTCACCGTTCGGCAGGGTCACGTTCTTAATCAAATATTCCTTCACAGCAGGCCTCCTTCCGGCGCGAGCAAAAGGTAAAGGGCAGCCATCCGGACACTCACGCCGTTTCCAACTTGTTCAACAATGACAGACTTTGCGGAATCTGCGGCTTGGGCGCAGATTTCCATACCACGGTTCATCGGACCGGGGTGCATGATAACCGTACGTTCGGGCAGGTTAGTGAAACGGGTGTTGTTCAAACCGTAAGCCCGGTGATACTCGACCACGGAGGGGAAGTAGCCCCCGCCGGCAGAACTCATACGCTCGCGCTGCACCCGCAGCATCATCACCGCATCGGGATTGGTGGCCAGAGCCGCATCCAAGTCGTAGGACACATCGCACTTCCAGTCTTCCACCCCGACCGGCATCAGGGTCGGCGGACCGACCAGGGTCACATGAGCGCCCAAAGTCGACATCAAGTCCACGTTGGAACGAGCGACACGAGAGTGCAGGATATCGCCCACAATGACCACGTGAGCACCGTTGAGGTCTTTACCGGCGAGGTCGCCGCCGCTCAAGCCCAGGTAGTGCCGGCGCAGGGTCATCGCGTCGAGCAGAGCCTGAGTGGGGTGTTGGTGTTCCCCATCCCCCGCGTTGAGCACGGGCACGTCAGACCAGCCGGCGTTAGCCAAACGGTAGGCCGCTCCGGAGGAGGAATGGCGGATAACGATGCCGTCAACCCGCATAGCCTGCAGGGTCAAAGCCGTATCTTTCAGGGATTCGCCTTTCGCTACCGAGGAACCTTTCGCGGAAAAGTTGATGACGTCCGCGCTGAGGCGCTTGGCCGCGGTTTCAAAAGAAATCCGGGTCCGGGTGGAGTTCTCAAAAAAGAGGTTGACCACGGTTTTGCCGCGCAAGGTCGGCAGTTTTTTCACCTTTTGAGCCTGGGTCATCGCCATGGCTTCGGCAGTATCCAAAATTTTCAGGACATCTT
This region includes:
- a CDS encoding phosphopantothenoylcysteine decarboxylase, with translation MSFRSVVVSAGGTREPWDEVRFLGNRSTGRQGCEVARAALKTGADVTLVVANVEAALIPRGVKVMEAPTAEQMLRQMDAAAAGADLIVMCAAVADFRPIRVSGKITRHADTIPTLQLERTPDVLMNLIKHRREGQTIVGFGALTGSEAQVREQGRKKALDKGADLLCVNRVGDGHGFAAARNTLFFFDSQGNERGQASGTKLEVAEVLLQLAGEISQSH
- the carA gene encoding glutamine-hydrolyzing carbamoyl-phosphate synthase small subunit, translating into MDRADAVLVLEDGFALSGKAFGASGRTLGEVVFSTGMTGYQESLTDPSYHRQILVMTAPHIGNTGMNTTDPESNQIWVAGYVVRDPARRASNWRAESDLEDELVHHGIVGICDVDTRALTLHIRQAGALRGGIFSGDALPVGAENLEPHAVAALRSIIQDSPRMAGAALSAEVSTKTPYVMAPTGEFAGGSPRAVLAALDLGVKSRTPEILASLGVEVHVFPADSTLKDLQSINPDGVFFSNGPGDPSAATHEIELLREVLDAGLPYFGICFGNQLLGRALGYGTYKLVYGHRGVNQPVLDRRTGKVEITAHNHGFAVDMPLGEVSVTPFCNGKYGRAEVTHIGLNDNVVEGLRCLDIPAFSVQYHPEAAAGPHDASHLFNDFLQMMLQHRCEKPTGKADV
- the rpoZ gene encoding DNA-directed RNA polymerase subunit omega, whose amino-acid sequence is MTGTVANPEGITDPPIDDLLENVDSKYALVAFAAARARQINTYNQQLEAGLLDTIGPLVDHGPREKPLSIAMHEIAQGMLDMQLKGDEPEDEAPEEDTSEPVNPLEALAVSFSEGLAKDDNA
- a CDS encoding aspartate carbamoyltransferase catalytic subunit, translating into MRHLLSAADLSHEDVLKILDTAEAMAMTQAQKVKKLPTLRGKTVVNLFFENSTRTRISFETAAKRLSADVINFSAKGSSVAKGESLKDTALTLQAMRVDGIVIRHSSSGAAYRLANAGWSDVPVLNAGDGEHQHPTQALLDAMTLRRHYLGLSGGDLAGKDLNGAHVVIVGDILHSRVARSNVDLMSTLGAHVTLVGPPTLMPVGVEDWKCDVSYDLDAALATNPDAVMMLRVQRERMSSAGGGYFPSVVEYHRAYGLNNTRFTNLPERTVIMHPGPMNRGMEICAQAADSAKSVIVEQVGNGVSVRMAALYLLLAPEGGLL
- the carB gene encoding carbamoyl-phosphate synthase large subunit, with the translated sequence MPLRQDLHSVMVIGSGPIVIGQAAEFDYSGTQACRVLRNEGLKVILVNSNPATIMTDPEVADCTYIEPITTEFLESIIAKERPDALLPTLGGQTALNAAVNLSEAGILDKYQVELIGANAAAINAGEDREEFKKVVERCGAEVARSFIAHSLEEVNAAVAQLGFPVVVRPSFTMGGLGSGIAYNQQDLERIAAAGLADSLTNEVLLEEAIIGWKEYELELMRDRADNVVVVCSIENLDPVGVHTGDSITVAPAMTLTDREMQRLRDIGIAVIREVGVDTGGCNIQFAVHPQTGRIIVIEMNPRVSRSSALASKATGFPIAKIAARLAVGYTLDEIPNDITLSTPASFEPTLDYVVVKAPRFAFEKFPAADPTLTTTMKSVGEAMAIGRNFTEALQKALRSLDKRGSGFDFAQPAPGPEQTAQLLEQMATPTERRLTQVVQAIRGGASAADIYAATKIDPWFIDQLFILCEVAQRLQEAPALQPQLLREAKRHGFSDLQIAQIRGISEDTVREVRDAFGLHPVYKKVDTCAGEFAANTPYHYSSYDLSTEVQPREKPAVIILGSGPNRIGQGIEFDYSCVHAALTLKDDYDTIMVNCNPETVSTDYDIASRLYFEPLTFEDVYEVYRAELDCGPVAGMIVQLGGQTPLSLARRLTDAGVPILGTQARAIDLAEDRQEFERVYTAAGVAAPAHGTATTNAGARDIAGEIGFPLLARPSYVLGGRGMEIIFNADHFEDYLSRLGPDSAGVGAGPLLIDHFMDDAIEIDVDALYDGHELYLAGVMEHIEEAGIHSGDSACVLPPATLSGTIINQIRAATESIAQGVGTVGLINIQFALAAGVLNIIEANPRASRTVPFVAKATGVPLAKAAAKVMTGTTIAQLRECGMLPGVDFAQWSKFPDIAVKEVVLPFKRFRTFSGTMVDTILGPEMRSTGEAMGLGVNLPMAYAKSELATVGALPKPGKTIVVTVSDRDKRHIILPCSRLHQLGYKLVATEGTASVLERNGIPVTRVEKDRQLTDGSADTAFSSFVKSDEVGMVVNTPERGKGTREAGYRIRTAAATANKVIITTMRTLQVAVQVMDFLSQGQTFTVRSLQERQIEMEKSGTRMPGKA
- a CDS encoding flavoprotein, which produces MTTPELDAPRGPEKTVILGVGASVAAFKAIEVLRSLIAAGVNVWVCPTVDSLNFVGKATWESLSNHPIHTDVFQTPDFITHVTLASQADLFLTVGASADLMARFRMGLADEFLTLVAITVDCPRLIAPSMHPTMWENAATQDNVAVLRERGWRFIGPETGKLADNSHGIGRLSQPDVICDAVLAQLGMSAPGSID
- the pyrF gene encoding orotidine-5'-phosphate decarboxylase — encoded protein: MSAAPEANPVEPFGKRCLETIADRGSLCVGIDPHPELLEAWGLPRSGAGVWDFSMRVLDALGDLCGFFKPQSALFEEYGASGISALTATLRAIHDVGAISIADVKRGDIGSTMSAYARAYLSEGPLEADAMTLSPFLGFESLRPALDLAKQNGKGTFVLALTSNPESASIQSAMILNEGGTPEKSLAADIMQRAGEENRQAAQAGYWGHVGLVVGATVGERMHGLESLLDEANAPLLVPGFGAQGGNPESIAKVFGKAADRIIVSSSRGILRRGPEPGALQAAFEDNLESLKSLIS
- a CDS encoding dihydroorotase → MKEYLIKNVTLPNGEGADIAVKDGIFAGVGANAADAVSAGATTIDGNGLVALPGLVDMHTHLREPGGEDAETVASGTLSAAYGGYTCVHAMANTTPVQDNAGIVEQVVHLGNLAGWVQVCPVGAVSAGLQGEHLADLGSMNRSDAHVTVFSDDGKCVSDPVLMRRALEYVKTFDGVVAQHAQDPRLTENAQMNESPLSAVMGMPGWPAVAEEAIILRDIQLASHVGSRVHICHVSTAGSVDIVRWAKSRGIAVTAEATPHHILLTEDMAKTYDPRYKVNPPLRTAADAEALVAGLMDGTIDCIGTDHAPHPLEEKDCEWQAGAFGMIGLETALPVVQKVMVDSGKFTWEDVARVMSTAPAHIGRVKEQGQGIVTGKPANLTLWDPSTRRTIDLDSQHSLSTNTPYLGMELPGQARYTMWKGEFTIMDATAIPHDQR
- the gmk gene encoding guanylate kinase, translated to MAAAGATARLFILSGPTAVGKGTVVGSLCANFPGEFYLSVSATTRDPRPGEVDGQSYIFMTKPQFEQLIESGGLLEWAQVHGKNYYGTPAAPVDEALRQGKPVLLEIDLAGARQVKALRPDAHTIFLKPPSWEELVRRLQGRGTESPEEQRLRLDTARTELAAAEEFDEIVVNDEVPNATAQLAKIMGLR
- the mihF gene encoding integration host factor, actinobacterial type; the protein is MALPPLTAEQRAEALKKAAAARKHRAEIKADLKNRKKTLSQVLKAAEKDEALAKMKVQSLLESLPRVGAKTAALAMEEIGISPARRIRGLGPHQTAELIKRFG